From a single Hypnocyclicus thermotrophus genomic region:
- a CDS encoding PTS sugar transporter subunit IIA codes for MRKRIYKRVANLISKIILENIPFFILLGILSFFGLEYSMLNDFKDIMHKYVIPVVVTYTAGRTIENKFGGITAVIVMGGVLSKYSFQSFLGPILIGVIAGIVIRKYREQIKKIPYPGYEMILNNLGTVFISLLLIMLFVYILPVYGYVQVKFLNRFKETIFNITYFPLFSVIIEPAKVFFLNNLINHGVLSVLGLAELNEKGKSIFFLLETNPGPGLGVLLAYYFYEKKKQNHVKTKDIASNIFIQFIGGIHEVYFPYVLRRLTLIPALIMGGVTAVYIFQRFDAGLVGVASPGSIIMLLVLAPVKDKIIVFFGVMISTVVTFLISYYILNRKEIMNGKKEIDNMFNRIYVNEKIKYREKINIYVVCDAGMGSSAMGATLLERKIKKAGIRNIKVDNSSVDRIPENGDIIIVHKQLLNRIDVNESEKNIITIDDFMDSKFYDILVEKLKNTIDSDIVLGKERKNIINIEKIVREEKLTEEINKKYKTKRSELMKDKKELNIEKENKEQKENRIENIVKNKKILYRENIQIGLKRTEKEKALKNIGKELFEKGYVTEEYIETILEREKVSSTYLSYGIAIPHGSAKGTPYIKQSGIVIHQYPYGIDYGDGKIVYIIIGIAALKDKHIQIISKLAELIDNEKISEQLSTAIDIEEIYQIFLDLEEEIC; via the coding sequence ATGAGAAAGAGAATATATAAAAGAGTAGCTAATTTAATAAGTAAAATCATATTAGAGAATATTCCATTTTTTATTCTGCTTGGAATTTTGAGTTTTTTCGGTTTGGAATATTCAATGTTAAATGATTTTAAAGATATAATGCATAAATATGTTATACCAGTAGTAGTAACATATACCGCAGGGAGAACAATAGAGAATAAATTTGGTGGAATAACAGCAGTAATAGTAATGGGAGGAGTATTATCAAAATATAGTTTTCAATCATTTTTAGGCCCAATATTGATAGGAGTAATAGCAGGTATAGTAATTAGAAAATATAGAGAACAGATAAAAAAGATACCATATCCCGGATATGAGATGATACTAAATAATTTAGGAACAGTCTTTATAAGTCTTCTTTTAATTATGCTATTTGTATATATTTTACCAGTTTATGGATATGTACAGGTGAAATTTCTAAATAGATTTAAAGAAACTATATTTAATATAACTTATTTTCCGTTATTTTCCGTTATAATAGAACCGGCAAAAGTGTTTTTTTTGAATAATCTGATAAATCATGGGGTATTATCAGTATTAGGATTAGCGGAACTTAACGAAAAAGGAAAATCGATATTTTTTTTATTAGAAACAAATCCTGGTCCAGGACTTGGTGTATTGCTAGCATATTATTTTTATGAAAAAAAGAAACAGAATCATGTTAAAACAAAGGATATAGCCTCAAATATTTTTATACAGTTTATAGGAGGGATACATGAAGTGTATTTTCCATATGTGTTAAGAAGATTGACTCTTATACCGGCGTTAATAATGGGAGGAGTAACAGCAGTATATATATTTCAAAGATTTGATGCAGGTCTTGTAGGGGTAGCTTCTCCTGGTAGTATAATAATGTTATTAGTATTAGCACCGGTAAAAGATAAAATTATTGTATTTTTTGGAGTAATGATATCAACGGTAGTAACATTTTTAATATCATATTATATATTAAATAGAAAAGAAATAATGAATGGAAAAAAAGAGATAGATAATATGTTTAATAGAATTTATGTAAATGAAAAAATAAAATATAGAGAAAAAATAAATATATATGTAGTATGTGATGCGGGAATGGGTTCAAGTGCAATGGGAGCAACACTGTTGGAAAGAAAGATAAAAAAAGCAGGAATAAGGAATATAAAAGTAGATAATAGTTCGGTAGATAGAATACCTGAAAATGGAGATATAATAATAGTGCATAAGCAGTTATTAAATAGAATAGATGTAAATGAGAGTGAAAAAAATATAATAACAATAGATGATTTTATGGATTCGAAATTTTATGATATATTGGTAGAAAAATTAAAAAACACTATAGATTCAGATATAGTATTGGGAAAAGAAAGAAAAAATATAATAAATATAGAAAAAATAGTAAGAGAGGAAAAACTAACAGAAGAAATAAATAAAAAATATAAAACTAAAAGATCTGAATTGATGAAAGATAAAAAAGAATTAAACATTGAAAAAGAAAATAAAGAGCAAAAAGAAAACAGAATAGAAAATATAGTAAAAAATAAAAAAATACTATATAGAGAAAACATACAAATCGGATTAAAAAGGACAGAAAAAGAAAAAGCATTAAAAAATATCGGGAAAGAATTATTCGAGAAAGGTTATGTAACAGAGGAATATATAGAGACTATATTAGAACGAGAAAAAGTATCAAGTACATATCTTAGTTATGGGATAGCTATTCCTCATGGATCAGCAAAAGGAACACCATATATAAAACAAAGTGGAATAGTAATACATCAATATCCTTACGGTATAGATTATGGAGATGGAAAAATAGTATATATAATAATAGGGATAGCAGCATTAAAAGATAAACATATACAAATAATA
- the glmS gene encoding glutamine--fructose-6-phosphate transaminase (isomerizing) has product MCGIVGYIGDNNASEIILDGLEKLEYRGYDSAGIAVNYNQELIIRKKEGRLKVLDEDLKSNPIAGNIAIGHTRWATHGAPSDENSHPHFNLDKSIAVVHNGIIENYMDIKKELTQLGYNFFSETDTEVIPHLLDFYSKQSDDFFSAIQKTLKKVKGAYALGILNTKNPDTIFCARKDSPLVIGKGTNENFIASDVPALLKYTKEVYFLENEEIGVITKDSIEIFDLDKNVINRDLHTIEWSMDQATKAGYPHFMLKEIHEQPQGIRETLNRRLDENNQIMFDDINLDKSNIDSITNIYIIACGTAYNAGLQGKFALQKIAGIKADADIASEFRYSDPFIDENTLVILVSQSGETLDTLAALREAKSKGATTLAITNVIGSSIAREADNVIYTWAGPEIAVASTKAYTTQVVVFYMLALYLADIKENISKENYSHIVDELLAIPDKVQSIIETEEKIKKIAEKIKDNTNGFFLGRGLDYSIATEASLKMKEVAYMHTEAFASGELKHGTIALIEENVPVVAIATQDNLFEKSLSNIKEVKARGAYVIGVTQISNRTIEEVADEVIFIPETDDLIAGITAIVPLQLLAYYVSILRGLDVDKPRNLAKSVTVE; this is encoded by the coding sequence ATGTGTGGAATTGTAGGTTATATTGGTGATAATAATGCTAGTGAAATTATTCTTGATGGTTTAGAGAAGCTTGAATATCGCGGTTATGATTCAGCCGGGATTGCTGTTAACTATAATCAAGAGCTTATTATCAGAAAAAAAGAGGGGAGACTTAAAGTCTTAGATGAAGATCTTAAATCTAATCCTATTGCAGGAAATATTGCTATTGGACACACCAGATGGGCTACTCATGGTGCTCCTTCCGATGAGAATTCTCATCCTCATTTTAACTTGGATAAATCTATTGCTGTTGTTCATAATGGGATTATCGAGAATTATATGGATATTAAAAAAGAACTTACTCAATTAGGCTATAACTTCTTTTCTGAAACTGATACTGAAGTTATTCCTCATCTTTTAGATTTCTATTCTAAACAATCTGATGATTTCTTTAGTGCTATACAAAAAACTCTTAAAAAAGTTAAAGGTGCTTATGCTTTAGGTATCCTAAATACTAAAAATCCCGATACTATTTTCTGTGCTAGAAAAGACAGTCCTTTAGTTATTGGTAAAGGAACTAATGAAAACTTTATCGCTTCCGATGTTCCTGCCCTTTTAAAATATACTAAAGAGGTCTATTTCTTAGAAAATGAAGAAATCGGAGTTATCACTAAAGATTCTATTGAAATTTTTGATCTTGATAAAAATGTTATTAATAGAGATCTTCATACTATCGAATGGTCTATGGATCAAGCTACTAAAGCTGGCTATCCTCATTTTATGCTTAAAGAAATTCATGAGCAGCCTCAAGGTATCAGAGAAACTCTTAATAGAAGATTAGATGAAAATAACCAAATTATGTTTGATGATATTAATCTTGATAAATCTAATATCGATTCTATCACTAATATCTATATTATCGCTTGCGGTACTGCTTATAACGCGGGATTACAAGGTAAATTTGCTCTGCAAAAAATTGCTGGAATTAAAGCTGATGCTGATATAGCTTCGGAATTTAGATATTCTGATCCTTTTATTGATGAAAACACTTTAGTTATCTTAGTAAGTCAATCTGGTGAAACTTTAGATACATTAGCCGCTTTAAGAGAAGCTAAATCTAAAGGTGCTACTACACTTGCTATTACTAATGTTATCGGTTCATCTATCGCTAGAGAAGCTGATAATGTTATCTATACTTGGGCTGGCCCTGAAATAGCTGTTGCATCAACTAAAGCTTATACTACTCAAGTTGTCGTATTCTATATGTTAGCTCTTTATTTAGCTGATATTAAAGAAAATATTTCTAAAGAAAATTATTCTCATATAGTAGATGAATTGTTAGCTATACCGGATAAAGTACAATCTATTATTGAAACAGAAGAAAAAATTAAAAAAATAGCAGAAAAAATCAAAGATAATACTAATGGATTCTTTTTAGGAAGAGGTTTAGATTATAGTATAGCTACAGAAGCATCATTAAAAATGAAAGAAGTTGCGTATATGCATACAGAAGCATTTGCTTCAGGAGAATTAAAACATGGTACAATAGCATTAATAGAAGAAAATGTACCAGTAGTTGCAATAGCAACACAAGATAATTTATTTGAAAAATCATTATCAAATATTAAGGAAGTAAAAGCAAGAGGTGCCTATGTAATAGGAGTAACTCAAATAAGTAATAGAACAATAGAAGAAGTAGCAGATGAAGTAATATTTATACCGGAAACAGATGATCT